The stretch of DNA TTGGACATGGATGTACAGTACACAGAATTTCATCACGTTGTTTCATTCAACAAATGTGATgcatttttcactttttgtcTCTGCATAAAAACATGTAAATAGATGGACTCCAACTGACTGCCTGCAAAGGTACAGCAGCTGCGCCATACAGTCTTACTCGCTTACTTTTTTTGCCGGCTCTGCCCTGACGAATGTATGAGAAACTCCATCGGTACCTTGTTCTAGTCAGTGCttggcatgtatgtgtgtagtgccgTAAAGCAGTGTtggcagacgtggtaaaatataatatagatgagttgtttgcaatattgaaccaacttgtatgtaaatcaaaacagttctggaacactgtctatgtaagctatgccagtttaaatcatatgaatcctctgacacaataaccaaagtgcaaagacaaaaagcaaggtggttcagtgagtaggccttgtgtaggctaatatactgttgaagtaggtctaatcttttttttttttttttagctaggtggtccgtgcgtttcttttttattggttaagtggtccttcatctgaaaaagtttgagaaacactgccgtaaagcaatttgttacattgTGAGACCGCAAGACTTTCTGACTGAGGCCGGCGGCTTGCGGGACTAATGTTGTAAGGCTGTTTTTCCCGCTCACAGACACTAGGGGGAAGGGAGACtgccaccattcaacccagaAAAAATCATATAACCATCCCAATGACTCTGGGATGTAGGTTTCACTCCAGGATGCCTTCTAGTCTTGAGATGTCACTGTGCCCTTCACAGATTCAAGGCACCCTTGGTTAGGTGCACGATAGCTGCACCAAAACATGACCAAACCTCCATGGTATGGTGTTCGGACACCTACATTTTCTAGCTATGCTCGCGGCGCTCATAATACACAATAAATGGTCTCTTTTCAAACTTTCTTTGCTTTACTCTATTACATACCAAAGGTATCCAGCCACGAACAGCAAACTGCTTTGAATTTCATCACTTTTAAGGAAGAAACAAATTCAGCCACAACTGTACCAAATGTAGAAAAGGTTGGAAAGTAATGTCAatacccggcttccaccgttgtgcccttgagcataattgacatgtgtaagtcactttgggaaaaaaagcgtctgctaactgaataaatgtaaatgatgACAAGCTATAATCAGAAACCAGCATCTTCTGTGTGCCTGTCAAGCATGCAGGCATTTAGACAGAGGGGAAGGAATTAGCATGCAAGCTGATGCTCACTTTCTTGACTTCCAAAATATAGTTTTCTACCATTCAGACACTTTATGACATGAAAGTACCTGTAATTACAAAACATTATAAGAGCTTCtgcaaatggccttttgaaaatgaaaatattccATGAGAAATGTCATGACGCTTGCCTTATGGTATTTCCAATTCCTTGGCATTTCACATCATTATCAATCAGCTGCAGATTGTCTGTGATCTTTTACATATTTAATGAAAAGCCTTAAGTcagtgacagagagagcaacagaacATGGGGAAGGTTTGATTAGGTCTGCCGAACTTGTTGCATCAAGACACTTGCCACTGGGACAATGTAACTAATCTAGATTTAATTTGTGTTCCCCACTTCCAGGAACATAACTGGGGTTTGATTACACCctattattcattttaatttatATCCTGCCACCCAGTTTAATAATCTCTTTGGTCCACAGGAGAACTGTGTTGTGTGCCTCTAAGTCCAATAGCACTGTAATTAGTTCTCATCTAATTGTCATCTAGTGTGAAGACAAAGGAACTAATCACAATTTGGTCCCTTGATTGCGTTATACGTTGTCACAGCAAACCGTATCTAGAattacaaatgtttttttttctctctcgatttagcagacactttttcccaaagcgacttacctatgtcaattatattacaagggcatcATTGCAtggtccccggagcaacttggggttaagtgcctgccttgctcaaaggcacaacgttggaagctgggaattgaacccacaacttttcaggatactacatgctagcccagctccttaaccactatgctaccaccacaAATGAGAATGAATGATTAGCCTTTCGTTTTGGCCCAGAGATAAATTTTCATACGGCCGTATAAAAAATAACTTGTATACAACCATAATGTCATATTCTGTAACTGCATGCACACCATTTAAAGATGCTTCAAGAGGCAAGCAAATGTAACACTGTGTGTAAAATAGATATAAAGAAGAGAAATTTAGAGATATGAAAGTGTTTTTCTACCTGAAACTTCAAATTCTGCAATTGGGTTCAAACTCAACTGTTTGTCAATAAGCACTAGCAATTGTTCAACTGTATTTCCTCTCTTGAGGAATGTACCTACCggatatctgattgttttccagATTTATGTTTTCAAGTGTACGGATGTCTGTCAGCCTATCTGGAAAACTTGTGAGCTTGTTTTGGGACAAGTTGATGCTGGTCAAATGTTCCATCTCACCTACAGCATCTGGTAATTTGGTGAGCACGTTGCCTTGCAGGTCCAATTCTGTTCGGAAGTTATACGACATATGAGCATGAGATAAattttatagatagatatataataATTTTATAGATTTAAATAGATTTTTTCCCTTCAAGTCAGTAAAACTGTCAATATTGTGTGAAAGCTCctgataaaaaagaaaaatgaacaAGCTTAATACATGGAAATTAAACTGCAATTAATAGTGCATTTGTGCAGTGCACAAAATACCTAAGGAATGACGAGCTTTACAAACTCATAAATGTTTAAGTTATTATTACAGAATCAGGTACATACCTCTTAATTGAACAAATGTGGCGAAAAATTTATTGGTCAATGCTTTTAGTTCATTGTTGGCCAATGTTATACTCTGTATATTCTCAGTGACGGTCCTCAACACCTTGAAGACTCCATCAGGGAAACTGATCAACTTGCAGTTGGACAAGTCTGTAAAAAACAAACAGGACTGTTGACTGGGGGGACAAGTACAATCACAGGGGCTGTCCGAAACAGAAGGCAGCTGCCTGCTGCCTCGTTGCATTCAACAAGTCACTTGCCTTAGTAGGCATCAAGGTACCAGCTAGGAATTTTGTTTTGGACGGTAAGCAGGGTTgagtcagattactttgaaatataATCCATTACTGACCATTTTTTCTAATCAGTAACATAATCAATAGGATTACCCaaaacatgtaacgtaatctgattactttaggattactttttaCACAACTTGCACAAGACATACACATTCTTTTTTTCAACTGTCTTTAATTCAAAGTTGTGGCAATATTCCCAAGTACTGAACGCATTTTTCATTGtctgcatgataaaatgtaatcaagtaatccTCAACAATGTAACcataatctgattacacatttttttaattgtaatctgggctgattatagttacttgatttttgtaatctgattacgtaatccattactacccaaccctgacTGTAAGATGGCAACACAGAACCTGTGGCGCATTTCCCAagaccatagttgctaactaagtttgCTAACTAAGTAacctaacaggttagcaactatggttttgggaaacgcaccccagagcggtagagaaaacagagtggcgacACTCCCATTAGAGACCCAGTAAAAAGATGGCAGCGCTTTTCCATGCCAGTTTCCGGATTATGGGAGTTTTGAAACTGAAAACGACCAATCACTTGGTCAGTAGTCAATGAGTTACTAGATTATGCCCTCCAACATCCAGAAATACATCCCACCCTCCTGCGATACAGCAATTTAGCACAGAACTTTTGGAACTTTTGATCTTGTGGCGGACTGTcgcaactctctctttctatggcGCTGCACAGAACGCCGCTGCCAGGATACTGACAGCTGTCTTAATCAGTGGGAGTTGAGGCAGAGAGGTTCTAAATAAATGGTTGAGCAGCATGAAGGATACATGTTGTACACGGCCTTCAAAATTCAGCAAAACAAAGGTATCTTAGAGTTAGAATTTCATACAAGTATTTGATTCGGACATGCCTCAATCCCTTGCTGCCGCCGAATGATATCTTAGAAGGAAGGAACAGTTTCTGTTTTGGACACAGCCATAGTGCCacagtagtaggctacatttaggCTATACCAAAACCACAAAGCTGCAAACCTTTTCCTTGATTACACTCATTTACACTCAACTCATTTGCTTTCAAAGGCTTGATTACTAAACTGCAACCTTAATCAAAATTCCCTTGTCTGTGACCAGTCTTAAACATAGGCCTCCTTCACCATCCCACATTGATGATACTAGATGATTGAACACTAGTGATTTATTGATTGTTCCTCAGTCTACCTAATGAGTCAGGTATGGCAACAGGGAATGTGCCATAATgttacccacccacacacacacacacacacaaaacaaacacaatccTGATGGGCATCTTTCTGATCTAGAGCAACACTGCCACCTGTTGTCCATCAAAATCACCATATTTTGAGACTGAACTCCCATGTGTTGCAGTCAGTCATCCCTGAGGTGTACCCTGAGGTGTCTTGAAGCTGTTGAGGCATTGATGTTAGGCCTACCAACCTAGTCGTGAAGTCATAATAATGTTATAGCTTTATACTTTGCCACTGAAATCAATTAATCAATAGGcctaataataatgttttaatAAGAGGATGGTGGACATGATTAAAACTGGACCTGCTACTGTGTCTGGATAAaagcaattatagcctattaagTGATTCTTCATATGACTGCTAACACTCAACCTTTCTAATACTTTAAGACCCTGCAAATGGACAGCTCAATTCAGGCACCATTACACTTACCTAAATGATTATTTCCTTCTTCAACTGCTTCATTGACTCTTCTGGCAACATTGGCAACATCCTGGGCCATCTTGAAAGGTGTTTGAACAATCTAAGAAATATTTAATTTGAAATAGGCTACATAAGTTGTTAGGTAGGCCTAGATGATAATTTCATTAACAAACCAGAATTCCTCAGTAAAAATAGCTCTAAAGTTAATTCAGTATGGACATTGTAACAGCAAACGAATCTCTGCCTCAGACTCTTTTTCCACTATGGTGATTGCAATAACTTCTTTccggaaaaaaaacaataacctACATTTAACTGATTTTACTGAACAGCCTCCTCGCCCCTAACGTAGTTGgcgtcactcattcattcattgctgAGGCGGAAGTTAACTAAAGGGGTTGAGAAAATCCTGGTGCTCGGTATGCTAACATTGTAACAGCTAGCTGTGACTAAACTGTTTCGTTTTCTGGCTCTTACCTGATGACTTTGTAGCGACGACTGACTTTTAGAACTCCCGACCTCAGGCGTGCATATAAACAAAGCTGGCGACTATGCCGCTTTCAGCCAATCACACTGACACTACAGTGCGGCATCGACAAATTTGGCGATTTGTGATTATATTTTTAGCACCCCACGGACAAATGCGCAAGTCACCCACAATCTATTTGTCTATCGACAAACGGCTCTGAACATATCTGAGAAACTACTAGAAATCGACATCAATGGCTTCTAAACCCAAAGTGTCCCAATCTACCAAGCTCTGAGAACATAGACTACAGAAAGTTTGTTTCCATGCGGTTATGTGGCTCGCCATTATGAATTAATACGCATGCGCGTCTCTCAACAGATTGACTTCCCATTGTTCATAGGCTGCAAATGTAAGAATTCTCCAGCTTTATAACATACATTTTACCAAATTAAAGTTGCTCATAAACTGTGTAATTCGTTTACCTCTGAAAACAATCTATTTTAGCCTACATGTAACAAACAAGTGTGACACAATCTCTGAGAAATAATGATTGTAGCTTCCATGTTACCTGTATCAGAGCAGATGTTCCTGTACTCAGCCTACAACATGAGATTTTGGCCACAAACCCACAGAATCAGTCCAAGCCCGCTGTCCGAGGCACTGGCCAGAGTGATATCGTTCTGGAACCTCCATGATGGGTCAACATTTCTATACAGACATGTTCTGCAGAACAAAAGAGGACCACCTAGTATTTAACCCATGACTCGCTGTCCTCAAAGCCAGTTCGAGCAGGGAATGCAGAACACCATGGGCCTGAATGAAAAAGCCATGAGGTGTCCACTATGCTGTCAGTGCACATACCTCTCCAAATAGCCTATGTGCCTCCCCTAGAAATGTCCATGTTGAACCAGCTAGACCTACTCATTTTAGTAGAAATGAATGAAAGCTTGTGCAGTGAGATAGTAAGCAGAGTCCCATCCTTGCTGTCTAGTCCTAAGAGTAAATTGCATTTTATGAAAAACGGAACAGCACATTTAGGCTATAGCTatcttaacacacacatgtaaaacaATAGTACAAAGTATAATACTAAGTAATAAtacttattattaataataagtaTAATAATGAATAAACAGTGGAGCTATATCAACATATTATGTTGATAATTGGGAATATGCTTTGGCTAGCATGCACAAATAAGTGGGGGGTAATGGTTGTGTGAAAAACTACAGTGTGTTGTGGTGTCCTTGAAGTTAAGTCATGTTCTTCAAGTTGATATTGATAGATTTCTTTTCAGTTTCTTCAACTTTACTTTATTACCTGTAACTATACTGCCACTATAATGTGAAAATAGAATCAATTATGTGCTGTTTTGACATTAACCAGCTTTGGTGATATGATTTCTTCTTTTATGGTTTCTTTTGTAATTACACTAATTTGGCATAATCTTTCTTTGGAGAACCAGATGTTTTATCAGATGAATCTGTTGATTTGTTCTAATTGGTGGAGATAAGGGAGGAGATCATACAGGATTTGAGATAATGAAAAACATATGGCATAGGTATAGAAGGTGAAAGTGGCAAAAAGATTCAAATTGAATCTGGCAGTCATTTAGAGTATTTTGGATCATCACCCAATGAGCTTTAAGGTAGTTGCCCATTGTAGAGcaaaatgtgaaatgtgatcTGAATAAGAGGTGATTTATTTCTTGTGAGAACCAAAAAAATCTTGAGACAAGATATTTTTCTTTGGGTGGGCAGTGACTGAAATGAGCTCCCAAGCACAGAAAAAGGCTGAAAATCCACCCATTTTTATTTGCTGCATGCCACACTGATGTTTTCCGCTTATATTATGCCCCCCCCAAGCATTTCTGAAAAAcatcttcttattattatagttTATAGTTTTACAGTCCTGGCTTATGAGCCTGTGATCTCCAGGCCTGCAGGGAATGAAAACATGATTGATAAAATATGGTTATTCTGTTTGCATGACTATTAACTTCTTGTTTTTACTGTTTCACACAGATAATACAAATAGAATATTGTCTGATAATACACCGAATATAGAACTCGTGTAGTGGTCATGTGATTGTACAAATTGCTTTTAGTCCATTTAAACAGGTTCATGGTGAATGCCCCAGGACATTAAGTATTATCTCATTGTTATTTACTAAATATATTCATGCTAGGGGTGTCAATATGAAAATGATCATTTCTGTGGTGGTTATTCACCtatcccatagcctacattaGCCAAGGCTTTAATTATAAGTTAATAAAGTTATGTATTCACCCTGTTTGATCAATCAAAGCAACAAAACATAGAGACCATTGCCTTTGGCATGCCATTCTGGTTgaaaaactaaataaaaaaagtacATAATTAGTTTTTttcctgaaataaaaaatacttcTGGACACAGAAACATAATGAAAGCACAGTGAACTATTTAGCTATAGCTCTACATTATACTGATTCTGTATTATACTGATTCCATAGGCTACTGTTTCAATGATAGGATGCATCAAAAGCCATCAAATCACTGAACCTCTGGTGAACAAGAGCCATAGAATGCACAGGAATGTTGGGAAAGTTCAGTATTGGGTTAGTTCTGGCAGGCCTCGTCAGTGAAGCAGACACACCTGATTACCCTGCTGGTTCATGATGTCTGCATGTGAACTTCAAACATTTGCCAGGATGGGGTTTACAATACATTCTGTTATTTAATCATCAACTGCTTTTGAATGTCATAGGtgggtcattccatgtgaaaTCAGATAAGGTTATTGCAgcaccgtctcagattttgttcaaaccttgtctatatcaAGAATGGGTtccaaaaccaaggcctgtaaaatatttctatTCAAAGTCTATGTCTTCATTTTATTTTCAGTCCTTGAAATTACATCAGTTTTATAGCCTGAAAATCACATTATCTGGGAagcaatgtttgggcattaatatcatgaaaagtattattcatagacagcccaaactttgtagggtggaagacaaacatgttctcagaaccattacaatttagtacaacatTCTCATTGATTTTCTACAATGTCCTAGATTGGggaaaaaaagtgcaaaaagagtggtgtgtgtggtgtgtacaaAGAGCCAATGTTGtaccatagataaataaatagagtCAAAATCATTGTTTTTTTGTACCATAGATAAATTAAGAGTCAAAATCATTGTTTTGCCACAGAGACAAGAATGAAAACACATTGGTATACAATATAACCAAGtaagtgtatttatgtatgaatgAAACATGGTACATCATTGGCACTTTATACACAAAATGACTATAGCATGTCTGTCTTCCACCTTATAAAGTTTGAGCAGGCTGGGaataatactttccaagatattaatgcccaaacatggcctccaagataaGGCCTTTCTGAGAGTGTAGAAATATTACAAAATCAAGGGtgaaaaaatgtatcaaaacattggaatttaacaaaaaatattttacaggtcttTTGGGACCTAAATGAATAGGTAGACAAATTTTGAGCAGAATCTGAGATGGTgcagcaaccattttcctggattttgtctgatttgacacggaatgacccagGTCTAAGTCCCTTTCCCCCCACCATCCTCATGTCCACACTTTATATGTCAGTCTCTAAGT from Alosa sapidissima isolate fAloSap1 chromosome 24, fAloSap1.pri, whole genome shotgun sequence encodes:
- the lrrc20 gene encoding leucine-rich repeat-containing protein 20 isoform X1, with the translated sequence MAQDVANVARRVNEAVEEGNNHLDLSNCKLISFPDGVFKVLRTVTENIQSITLANNELKALTNKFFATFVQLRELDLQGNVLTKLPDAVGEMEHLTSINLSQNKLTSFPDRLTDIRTLENINLENNQISEVPVQKLSSMPALKTVNMRSNPLDGQPPSISSLSFELVIDQ
- the lrrc20 gene encoding leucine-rich repeat-containing protein 20 isoform X2 encodes the protein MAQDVANVARRVNEAVEEGNNHLDLSNCKLISFPDGVFKVLRTVTENIQSITLANNELKALTNKFFATFVQLRELDLQGNVLTKLPDAVEVPVQKLSSMPALKTVNMRSNPLDGQPPSISSLSFELVIDQ